Proteins from a genomic interval of Desulfovibrio piger:
- a CDS encoding glutamate-5-semialdehyde dehydrogenase: MTLAQEMTLLGQKAKEAARLLAKASPAAKNAALTRLAALLEEREAELRTANAQDLDAARARGLDAPRMDRLTLHPAVLADMRAACLHVAGLPDPVGAMDSQWQRPNGLLVGRMRVPLGVIAMIYEARPNVTIDAAILCLKAGNAVILRGGSEALHSNTALAALLRQALEEAGLPADAAQLVTITDHAAVTELCKLDQYIDVMIPRGGEGLVRAVTEAATMPVLKHYKGVCHAFVDADADLDKALDIVFNGKVQRPGVCNALECLLVHKDCAAAFLPRVGRRLGEAGVEFRACPASLPLLGPTAKAQSPDDLGQEFHALILAVRVVDDMDAALAHIARYGSNHTEIICTNDHEHAMRFLREADASMVAVNASTRFNDGGQLGLGAEIGISTSKLHAYGPMGVQELTTTKFVVFGQGQVRQ, encoded by the coding sequence ATGACTTTGGCACAAGAAATGACCCTGCTCGGCCAAAAGGCCAAGGAAGCCGCCCGCCTGCTGGCCAAGGCCAGCCCCGCGGCCAAGAACGCCGCCCTCACCCGTCTGGCCGCCCTGCTCGAAGAGCGGGAAGCCGAGCTGCGCACCGCCAACGCGCAGGATCTGGACGCGGCCCGCGCCCGGGGCCTGGACGCCCCCCGCATGGACCGCCTGACCCTGCATCCCGCCGTACTGGCCGACATGCGCGCCGCCTGCCTGCATGTGGCCGGTCTGCCCGACCCCGTAGGCGCCATGGACAGCCAGTGGCAGCGCCCCAACGGCCTGCTGGTGGGCCGCATGCGCGTGCCGCTGGGCGTCATCGCCATGATCTACGAGGCCCGCCCCAACGTGACCATCGACGCGGCCATCCTCTGCCTGAAGGCGGGCAATGCCGTGATCCTGCGCGGCGGCAGCGAGGCCCTGCACTCCAACACCGCTCTGGCCGCCCTGCTGCGCCAGGCCCTGGAAGAAGCCGGTCTGCCCGCCGATGCGGCCCAGCTGGTGACGATCACGGATCACGCCGCGGTCACCGAGCTGTGCAAGCTCGACCAGTATATCGACGTCATGATCCCGCGCGGTGGCGAAGGTCTGGTGCGTGCCGTGACCGAAGCCGCCACCATGCCGGTGCTCAAGCATTACAAGGGCGTCTGCCATGCCTTCGTGGACGCGGATGCGGACCTGGACAAGGCCCTGGACATCGTTTTCAACGGCAAGGTGCAGCGTCCCGGCGTCTGCAACGCCCTGGAGTGCCTGCTGGTGCACAAGGACTGCGCCGCGGCCTTCCTGCCCCGAGTGGGCCGGCGTCTGGGCGAGGCCGGTGTGGAGTTCCGCGCCTGCCCCGCTTCCCTGCCGCTGCTGGGCCCCACGGCCAAGGCCCAGAGCCCCGACGATCTGGGACAGGAATTCCACGCCCTGATCCTGGCCGTCCGCGTGGTGGACGACATGGATGCGGCCCTGGCACACATCGCCCGCTACGGTTCCAACCACACGGAGATCATCTGCACCAACGATCACGAGCACGCCATGCGCTTTTTGCGTGAGGCCGATGCCTCCATGGTGGCGGTCAATGCCTCCACCCGCTTCAACGATGGCGGCCAGCTGGGCCTTGGTGCGGAGATCGGCATCTCCACCTCCAAGCTCCATGCCTATGGCCCCATGGGCGTGCAGGAACTGACCACCACCAAGTTCGTGGTCTTCGGTCAGGGGCAGGTGCGGCAATAG
- the nadD gene encoding nicotinate (nicotinamide) nucleotide adenylyltransferase, which translates to MDGKRAAGRALFGGSFNPPHVGHLRLAIEMAETLRPLADSVELMPCAAPPHKVVSGLLPFDLRAAMVEACLDGLPGLSCNRMEAGRPGLSYTWDTLQACREETPERPLFFILGNPDYALLPHWHRGLELPELCQLVVVPRGEGSEKNFLAATESMWPGARPCEPVLPGSRRMRLPGGGQVHFVPLPWISVSASRIRHRWLHGLNVDFLVPKPVLELLDAHRETVLAHWLPEVKTDEA; encoded by the coding sequence ATGGACGGGAAGCGCGCAGCGGGCCGGGCCCTGTTCGGCGGCAGTTTCAACCCGCCGCATGTGGGGCATCTGCGTCTGGCCATCGAAATGGCGGAGACCTTGCGCCCCCTGGCCGACAGCGTGGAGCTGATGCCCTGCGCCGCACCGCCGCACAAGGTGGTGAGCGGCCTGCTGCCCTTCGACCTGCGTGCCGCCATGGTGGAAGCCTGTCTGGACGGCCTGCCCGGCCTTTCGTGCAATCGCATGGAAGCCGGACGTCCCGGTCTTTCCTATACCTGGGACACCTTGCAGGCCTGTCGTGAAGAAACACCGGAACGGCCCCTGTTCTTCATCCTCGGCAACCCGGACTATGCCCTGCTGCCCCACTGGCACCGGGGGCTGGAACTGCCCGAGCTCTGCCAGCTGGTGGTGGTGCCGCGCGGTGAGGGCTCGGAAAAGAACTTTCTTGCCGCCACGGAAAGCATGTGGCCCGGTGCCCGGCCGTGCGAGCCTGTCCTGCCCGGGAGCCGCCGCATGCGCCTGCCCGGCGGCGGGCAGGTCCACTTCGTGCCCCTGCCGTGGATCTCGGTCAGTGCCTCGCGCATCCGCCACCGCTGGCTGCACGGCCTGAACGTGGATTTTCTGGTGCCCAAGCCCGTACTGGAGCTGCTGGACGCCCACCGAGAGACCGTGCTGGCGCACTGGCTGCCCGAGGTCAAAACGGACGAGGCCTGA
- a CDS encoding tyrosine-type recombinase/integrase, producing MARIENLLTAKQVEAALRKGIPVQLNDGGGLYLSITEKNKGTWFMRGRLNGVAKRRVLGDEKVSLAEARLLRNKEKKALKSGIDTVAEKKAALKKVEEEGRTFGMISEEWLNFWKNDKDDKTIKSTIGRLEKHILPYIGKKPYSSLDFSDLKSVCFIPAKSEHREMANRVATIICQICRFAKINGYHKYNIAEDLTVLFPKPKKDVNFEGFSAITDRDGVAEMLRKIDKFVNAGRCSPYTGAALQLFPLIPLRASSMLMAKWEDINLEEAIWRIPAENMKGAIGQRRDFIIPLSSQSRAILQNLQDFRINNRVFPSGGKLGHLSVEGINNAMHRAGIPKGKMCIHGWRKVWGSLAREYGLPDKIVERGLAHSSGSSVEQAYNRAQYRELMRYSFQWWADLLDALRLDQDIPQLDLSSEMLFS from the coding sequence ATGGCACGCATCGAGAACCTTCTCACAGCCAAACAGGTCGAAGCAGCTCTCAGAAAGGGTATTCCCGTCCAACTTAATGACGGTGGAGGGCTCTACCTGAGCATCACCGAAAAAAACAAGGGAACCTGGTTTATGCGTGGTCGCTTAAATGGCGTAGCCAAGAGGCGAGTCCTAGGCGATGAAAAAGTCTCTCTTGCTGAAGCACGCCTGCTAAGAAATAAAGAAAAAAAGGCACTTAAATCAGGTATTGACACTGTTGCAGAAAAGAAAGCAGCTCTAAAAAAGGTTGAAGAAGAAGGAAGAACATTTGGGATGATTTCAGAAGAGTGGCTTAACTTCTGGAAAAATGACAAAGATGACAAAACAATAAAGTCCACAATAGGCAGATTAGAGAAACATATCCTTCCATATATAGGAAAAAAACCTTACTCTAGCCTCGATTTTTCAGATTTGAAATCCGTATGCTTTATCCCTGCAAAAAGTGAACATCGAGAGATGGCAAACAGAGTCGCTACGATCATTTGCCAGATATGTCGTTTCGCCAAAATCAATGGCTATCACAAATATAATATTGCAGAAGATTTAACAGTTCTGTTTCCTAAGCCTAAAAAGGATGTAAATTTTGAAGGATTTTCTGCAATAACAGATAGAGATGGAGTTGCAGAAATGCTTCGTAAAATAGATAAGTTCGTTAATGCTGGTCGATGCTCACCGTATACTGGTGCAGCACTCCAATTATTTCCACTTATTCCTCTACGAGCATCTTCTATGCTTATGGCAAAATGGGAAGATATAAATCTTGAAGAAGCGATATGGAGAATTCCAGCGGAGAATATGAAAGGGGCAATCGGACAAAGAAGAGATTTCATTATCCCTCTCTCAAGCCAATCTCGTGCCATACTACAGAATTTACAGGATTTTCGAATCAATAATCGTGTATTTCCATCTGGAGGGAAATTAGGACATCTTAGCGTTGAAGGTATCAACAATGCAATGCACAGAGCTGGTATTCCTAAAGGGAAAATGTGTATTCACGGTTGGAGAAAAGTTTGGGGCTCTCTTGCTCGTGAATACGGCCTTCCTGACAAAATTGTTGAACGCGGACTAGCGCACTCATCTGGATCATCTGTCGAACAGGCGTATAACAGAGCGCAATACCGCGAATTAATGCGATACTCCTTCCAATGGTGGGCAGACTTACTGGATGCTCTCCGATTAGATCAAGATATTCCTCAATTGGATTTATCTTCAGAAATGCTGTTTTCCTGA
- a CDS encoding helix-turn-helix transcriptional regulator — protein sequence MSLSQRIRVGEVANILGCSKSTVWAWVRKGHIPEPHRVGTRFSFWIRTEIEALVIPAKNTNQ from the coding sequence ATGTCGTTAAGTCAACGGATTCGTGTCGGAGAGGTGGCAAACATCCTTGGTTGCTCAAAATCTACAGTCTGGGCATGGGTGCGCAAAGGCCATATCCCTGAGCCTCATCGAGTGGGAACTCGGTTTAGCTTCTGGATTCGCACAGAAATTGAGGCGCTCGTCATTCCGGCGAAAAACACTAATCAGTAA
- a CDS encoding DUF3987 domain-containing protein: protein MYPTLSEPPRFQALRFFRDNFPGYQNVQPLSNVTLPSFTAMVVSEIATAKAIPFDLALLGFLPSIAAADCGYSRVVLSDGTTNSLSLFIAVGADSGIGKSRALEDSLKIFSDWEHSAHEVITTENQNRNFANSLIDERIKVLGKKYAKTGEQTVLEEIYRLKNQKVAEHSIPHLLLSDATEAALSQHLIDHGIAIRLESDGVLLPKKAMRLMTKSWSGERISRHRMTAPSGVIEDPFVVDLVMTQPEFFRDFINTPDFLESGLMARTLPYYYQDMWCPRVHPRPMDENTLGKLREKLLSLLNASNFCKQNPSGHRTIPVSKDAEDLLRENCQNWTAQAKSASPLYRVREFVARMPQHALRLAGCLYLAEYPVNYEYPIPAPLMQTALHMTEVFLSHVLRWTIKDYGDVHVECCRAIMQFILEKNFSNVSETVLKQALRHRFKAADVSIAIYYLVSQKYLYEGLSEFTGTGKRGRPAGQTLFNPYYDPTGCSF from the coding sequence ATGTACCCTACTCTCTCGGAACCTCCTCGATTTCAGGCGCTTCGCTTTTTTCGTGATAACTTTCCCGGTTACCAAAATGTCCAGCCTCTGAGCAACGTTACACTCCCCTCCTTCACCGCTATGGTGGTCAGCGAAATCGCCACGGCGAAGGCAATTCCATTTGACTTGGCTCTTCTAGGATTTCTTCCCTCTATCGCGGCAGCGGATTGCGGTTACTCACGTGTCGTTTTGTCCGATGGCACCACTAACTCGTTGAGCCTTTTCATAGCAGTCGGAGCTGATTCTGGTATAGGAAAAAGCCGTGCCCTCGAGGATTCGTTAAAAATTTTTTCCGACTGGGAACACAGCGCGCATGAAGTCATCACCACTGAGAATCAAAATCGAAATTTCGCAAACAGTCTTATAGACGAGCGTATCAAGGTCCTTGGGAAAAAATATGCCAAGACTGGTGAACAGACTGTACTGGAAGAAATCTATCGACTGAAGAATCAAAAAGTTGCAGAGCACTCCATACCACACCTTTTGCTTAGTGATGCCACAGAAGCAGCCCTTAGCCAACACCTGATTGATCATGGCATAGCTATACGGCTGGAAAGCGACGGGGTACTGCTGCCTAAAAAAGCTATGAGGCTGATGACGAAATCCTGGTCTGGAGAGAGGATAAGTCGTCACCGTATGACAGCTCCAAGTGGAGTCATTGAAGACCCTTTTGTAGTCGACCTCGTGATGACTCAACCAGAATTTTTCCGCGACTTTATCAATACACCAGATTTTCTGGAGAGCGGACTTATGGCACGGACACTTCCTTATTACTATCAGGATATGTGGTGCCCTAGAGTACATCCCCGCCCTATGGATGAAAATACCCTTGGCAAATTGCGCGAAAAGCTCTTGAGTCTGCTCAATGCCTCAAATTTTTGTAAGCAAAATCCGAGCGGACACCGCACCATTCCAGTCTCCAAGGATGCCGAAGATCTTCTGAGGGAAAACTGTCAAAACTGGACGGCACAGGCTAAGAGCGCATCCCCCCTGTACCGGGTGAGGGAATTTGTAGCACGTATGCCGCAGCATGCACTCCGCCTTGCTGGCTGTCTCTACTTGGCCGAATATCCCGTGAACTACGAGTACCCCATTCCGGCTCCCCTGATGCAAACTGCTCTCCATATGACCGAAGTTTTTCTGAGTCATGTTTTGCGCTGGACGATCAAGGATTACGGCGACGTACACGTGGAATGCTGTCGAGCCATCATGCAGTTTATCCTTGAAAAAAATTTCTCAAATGTGTCTGAGACTGTACTGAAGCAGGCTCTTCGACACAGGTTCAAGGCGGCGGATGTTAGTATAGCAATTTACTATCTTGTATCACAGAAGTATCTCTACGAAGGCTTGTCTGAATTTACGGGGACAGGAAAACGTGGGCGCCCAGCAGGACAAACTCTTTTTAACCCATACTATGACCCAACTGGATGTTCTTTTTAG